The Triticum aestivum cultivar Chinese Spring chromosome 7B, IWGSC CS RefSeq v2.1, whole genome shotgun sequence genome window below encodes:
- the LOC123162780 gene encoding protein PHOSPHATE-INDUCED 1 homolog, with translation MAKRNLLLLALMALASSIAAASVTTSTRKLMFLVQPQPNQLTYHNGAVLHGDIPISVLWYGGFTAAQKAIVSDFLLSLSAAPGASPAPSVSQWWSSIHQLYLSKAAAVGKNGEHGAGATKAARVVLSDQVSDEACSLGKSLKLSQLPALAAKARPANGGIALVLTAQDVGVEGFCMSRCGQHGTMDAKSGTAYVWAGNPATQCAGQCAWPFHQPASGPQTPPLAAPNGDVGMDGLIINVASMVAGAVTNPFGDGFYQGEREAPLEAATACPGVYGKGAYPGYAGQLLVDGATGASYNAHGAHGRKYLLPALFDPATSACSTLV, from the coding sequence ATGGCCAAGAgaaacctcctcctcctggcgctaaTGGCGCTCGCCTCAAGCATAGCAGCCGCGTCAGTTACCACGAGCACGAGGAAGCTCATGTTCCTGGTCCAGCCCCAGCCGAACCAACTCACGTACCACAACGGTGCCGTGCTGCATGGCGATATCCCCATCTCCGTCCTCTGGTACGGCGGCTTCACGGCTGCGCAGAAGGCCATCGTCTCCGacttcctcctctccctctccgccgcgcCGGGCGCGTCCCCGGCGCCGTCCGTGTCCCAGTGGTGGAGCAGCATCCACCAGCTGTACCTCTCCAAGGCGGCGGCCGTCGGCAAGAACGGCGAGCACGGCGCCGGCGCCACCAAGGCCGCACGGGTGGTCCTGTCCGACCAGGTTTCCGACGAGGCGTGCTCGCTCGGGAAGAGCCTGAAGCTGTCCCAGCTCCCGGCGCTGGCGGCGAAGGCGAGGCCCGCGAATGGCGGCATCGCGTTGGTGCTCACGGCGCAGGACGTGGGCGTGGAGGGTTTCTGCATGAGCCGGTGCGGCCAGCACGGGACCATGGACGCCAAGTCCGGCACGGCCTACGTGTGGGCCGGCAACCCGGCGACGCAGTGCGCCGGGCAGTGCGCGTGGCCGTTCCACCAGCCGGCGTCCGGACCCCAGACGCCGCCGCTGGCGGCCCCGAACGGCGACGTGGGCATGGACGGGCTCATCATCAACGTGGCGAGCATGGTGGCCGGCGCGGTGACCAACCCGTTCGGCGACGGGTTCTACCAGGGGGAGCGCGAGGCGCCGCTGGAGGCCGCGACGGCGTGCCCGGGGGTGTACGGCAAGGGCGCGTACCCCGGGTACGCCGGCCAGCTGCTGGTGGACGGGGCCACCGGAGCGAGCTACAACGCCCACGGCGCGCACGGGAGGAAATACCTGCTGCCGGCGCTGTTCGACCCCGCCACCTCCGCCTGCTCCACGCTGGTGTAG